One segment of Solanum lycopersicum chromosome 1, SLM_r2.1 DNA contains the following:
- the LOC101266172 gene encoding transcription termination factor MTEF1, chloroplastic gives MWLKEAMFLCSSIPTRRNCFFISATNIPFSSSPNPPLLLRFHTSHRENLRYLKSLGIIKPGTKTYKTTPSTESLSQILSTVNFLNSKGFSQADISRIALVCDHVFSPEFNVESVFDFFKFDLGATPEETQGLILRCPQILESNVPFCLRPTLLYLKELDIGNLNLPTNLNAHLLNTRVDKLQEKVTFFKGIGYSYEESAKFCARFPAIFGYSIEHNLWPKYEYLVEDMKRDLEELKLFPQYFAFSLRNRIVPRHLHLKERNVIIPLKRMLLWSDQRFYAKWK, from the coding sequence ATGTGGCTAAAAGAAGCTATGTTTCTTTGCTCTTCTATCCCAACTAGAAGAAACTGCTTCTTCATCTCTGCCACAAATATCCCATTTTCTTCATCTCCAAATCCTCCTTTACTACTCAGATTTCATACTTCTCACCGTGAAAATCTCCGTTATCTAAAATCTCTTGGCATTATCAAGCCTGGTACGAAGACCTATAAAACAACCCCATCAACAGAATCCCTTTCCCAAATTTTATCCACTGTCAACTTCCTCAATTCTAAAGGCTTCTCCCAGGCTGATATATCCAGAATTGCTCTTGTTTGTGACCATGTATTTTCTCCTGAATTTAATGTTGAGTCTGTATTTGATTTCTTTAAGTTTGATTTAGGTGCAACCCCAGAAGAAACTCAAGGTTTAATTCTTCGATGCCCTCAAATTCTTGAATCCAATGTCCCCTTCTGTTTGAGACCAACATTGCTTTATCTTAAAGAATTAGATATTGGAAACTTGAACTTGCCAACAAACCTAAATGCTCATCTACTGAATACCCGAGTGGATAAATTGCAAGAAAAAGTTACATTTTTTAAGGGAATTGGGTATTCTTATGAAGAATCAGCCAAGTTTTGTGCTAGATTTCCTGCTATATTTGGTTATAGCATTGAACACAACTTGTGGCCAAAGTATGAGTATTTGGTTGAGGATATGAAGAGGGATCTTGAGGAACTGAAACTGTTTCCTCAATATTTTGCTTTCAGCCTTAGAAACCGGATAGTTCCTAGACATCTGCATCTCAAGGAAAGAAATGTTATAATTCCGTTGAAAAGAATGTTGCTGTGGAGTGATCAAAGATTTTATGCTAAATGGAAATGA
- the LOC101252441 gene encoding guanine nucleotide-binding protein subunit beta: MSVAELKERHMAATQTVNDLREKLKQKRLQLLDTDVSGYAKTQGKTPVTFGPTDLVCCRILQGHTGKVYSLDWTPEKNRIVSASQDGRLIVWNALTSQKTHAIKLPCAWVMTCAFSPSGQSVACGGLDSACSIFNLNSPIDKDGIHPVSRMLSGHKGYVSSCQYVPDEDTHLITSSGDQTCVLWDITTGLRTSVFGGEFQSGHTADVLSVSISSSNPRLFVSGSCDTTARLWDTRVASRAQRTFHGHESDVNTVKFFPDGNRFGTGSDDGSCRLFDIRTGHQLQVYNQPHGDGDIPHVTSMAFSISGRLLFVGYSNGDCYVWDTLLAKVVLNLRSVQNSHEGRISCLGLSADGSALCTGSWDTNLKIWAFGGHRSVI; the protein is encoded by the exons ATGTCAGTTGCGGAGCTGAAAGAGCGGCACATGGCCGCCACACAGACTGTAAATGATCTCCGTGAAAAACTTAAGCAGAAGCGTCTCCAATTACTCGACACCGATG TTTCTGGGTATGCAAAGACGCAAGGTAAAACTCCGGTAACGTTCGGCCCAACAGATCTGGTTTGTTGTAGGATCCTGCAAGGACACACTGGAAAG GTCTATTCACTGGACTGGACTCCTGAAAAAAATCGTATAGTTAGTGCATCCCAAGATGGTAGATTAATAGTGTGGAATGCTCTGACAAGCCAGAAAACCCATGCAATTAAGCTTCCATGTGCTTGGGTTATGACCTGTGCCTTCTCTCCTAGTGGACAGTCTGTTGCTTGTGGCGGCCTTGACAGTGCCTGCTCTATCTTCAACTTAAATTCACCAATCGATAAGGATGGGATCCATCCAGTATCGAGAATGCTTAGTGGGCATAAGGGGTATGTGTCTTCGTGTCAGTATGTTCCGGATGAGGATACTCACCTAATAACTAGTTCTGGTGATCAAACATGTGTACTTTGGGATATAACTACTGGCTTAAGAACTTCTGTGTTTGGGGGTGAGTTTCAATCTGGGCACACTGCAGATGTATTAAG TGTCTCAATTAGTTCATCTAACCCTAGACTGTTTGTGTCTGGGTCCTGTGACACAACTGCTCGACTGTGGGACACCCGAGTTGCTAGTCGAGCTCAACGAACATTTCATGGACACGAGAGTGATGTCAATACTGTAAAGTTCTTCCCTGATGGTAATAGATTTGGAACTGGTTCAGATGATGGAAGCTGCAGATTATTTGATATTAGGACTGGACACCAGCTGCAAGTATACAACCAACCGCATGGTGACGGTGACATCCCTCATGTTACTTCCATGGCATTTTCTATCTCAGGCCGTCTTCTCTTTGTCGGGTACTCTAATGGTGATTGTTACGTGTGGGACACCCTATTAGCAAAG GTGGTCCTAAACTTAAGATCAGTTCAAAACTCACATGAAGGGCGAATAAGTTGTCTGGGACTGTCAGCTGACGGAAGTGCCTTATGTACAGGAAGTTGGGATACAAACCTGAAG ATTTGGGCTTTTGGAGGACACAGAAGTGTGATCTGA
- the LOC101246571 gene encoding glucan endo-1,3-beta-D-glucosidase, with amino-acid sequence MDPQKLSSFFLIFFVLLQSLSSADSQAFIGVNYGQVADNLPPPAETVKLIQSTSIQKVRLYGADPAIIKALANTGIGIVIGASNGDIPALAADPNFAGQWVHNNILAYYPASKIIVVNVGNEVVTSGDQNLIPKLLPAMQNVQNALNAASLGGRIKVSTVHAMSILSQSDPPSSGLFSPVFGDTLKALLQFHKDNGSPLMINPYPFFAYQSDPRPETLAFCLFQPNAGRVDSGNGIKYMNMFDAQVDAVRSALNAWGFKEIQIVVAETGWPYKGDPNEVGPSMDNAKAYNGNLINHLRSMVGTPLMPGISVDTYIFALYDEDLKPGPGSERSFGLFKPDLSTTYDAGLSKNSQAPTAPVTPAPVTPTTPITPVTPAPKPTGSATWCLPKPGIPDSELQSNLDYACSMGIDCSPIQEGGPCFEPNTVASHAAYAMNVLYQTAGRNPWNCDFSQTASLTSTNPSYNGCTYPGGNL; translated from the exons ATGGATCCACAAAAACTCTCAAGTTTCTTCCTTATCTTCTTTGTTTTACTCCAATCTCTTTCTTCCGCAG ATTCGCAGGCTTTTATCGGTGTAAACTACGGCCAAGTTGCCGACAACCTCCCGCCGCCGGCAGAGACGGTGAAACTTATTCAATCAACGAGCATTCAGAAGGTGAGGTTGTACGGAGCGGATCCGGCTATCATAAAAGCGTTGGCGAATACCGGGATCGGGATTGTGATCGGTGCTTCCAACGGAGATATCCCGGCGCTTGCCGCCGACCCGAATTTCGCCGGACAATGGGTTCATAACAATATTTTGGCGTACTATCCGGCGAGTAAAATAATTGTGGTGAATGTGGGTAACGAAGTCGTGACCTCAGGGGATCAGAACCTTATTCCCAAACTATTACCCGCCATGCAAAATGTCCAAAACGCCCTCAATGCTG CTTCCCTTGGTGGTAGAATCAAAGTATCAACGGTACACGCCATGTCCATTTTGTCCCAGTCCGACCCGCCTTCTTCCGGGTTATTCAGTCCTGTATTTGGGGACACACTGAAAGCTCTGCTGCAATTTCACAAGGACAATGGTTCACCTCTGATGATCAATCCATACCCATTCTTTGCATATCAGAGTGATCCAAGACCTGAAACTTTGGCATTCTGTCTCTTCCAACCAAATGCTGGCCGGGTCGATTCAGGCAACGGTATCAAATACATGAATATGTTTGATGCACAG GTTGACGCTGTACGTTCAGCCCTGAATGCGTGGGGATTTAAGgaaattcaaattgtggttGCAGAGACAGGGTGGCCATACAAGGgagatccaaatgaagtaggcCCTAGTATGGATAATGCAAAAGCTTATAATGGTAACTTGATAAACCACTTGAGGTCTATGGTTGGCACTCCATTGATGCCTGGCATATCAGTCGATACCTATATCTTTGCTCTCTATGATGAGGATTTGAAGCCTGGACCCGGCTCGGAACGCTCCTTTGGACTTTTCAAGCCTGATCTTTCCACGACTTATGATGCTGGCCTCTCGAAAAATTCCCAG GCTCCTACAGCTCCAGTGACCCCTGCTCCAGTAACACCGACAACTCCAATAACTCCGGTTACACCAGCACCAAAGCCAACAGGATCAGCTACATGGTGCTTGCCAAAGCCAGGAATTCCTGATTCTGAATTACAGTCAAACCTCGACTACGCCTGTAGTATGGGTATTGACTGTAGCCCTATTCAAGAAGGCGGTCCATGCTTTGAACCAAATACTGTTGCATCGCATGCTGCTTATGCTATGAATGTTCTTTATCAAACTGCTGGAAGGAATCCCTGGAACTGCGATTTCTCTCAGACCGCTTCCCTCACCTCAACAAATCCTA gTTACAATGGCTGTACTTATCCTGGTGGCAACTTATAA
- the LOC101245702 gene encoding cyclase-associated protein 1, whose protein sequence is MPMEEKLVQRLESAVMRLEALSAGGSSVGTGDGTAVLDPSIIAFDDLRSQFLGKVLRAAEKIGGHVLDITKIVEAAFAAQRELLIKIKETKKPDNSGLTEFLKPLNDVIVKATKMTEGRRSDYFNQLKSAADSLSALAWIAYTGKDCGMSMPIAYVEDSWQMAEFYSNKILVEFKNKDPNHVEWAKALKELYLPGLRDYVKSHYPLGPVWSATGKTAVSAPSKAPSPSAPAPPAPPPSSLFSSESPQASSSRPTKGMSAVFDEINSGKPVTSGLRKVTDDMKTKNRADRTGVVNAGEKEVRVSSASVSKTGPPKFELQMGRKWVVENQVGEKNLVIDDCDTKQSVYVYGCKASVLQIKGKVNNITIDKCTKMGVVFAGVVAACEVVNCNGVEVQCQGSAPTISIDNTNGCQLYLNKNSLEGSITTAKSSEINVLVPGDGPDDDWGEHALPQQYAHEYKDGRFVTTPVSHSGA, encoded by the exons ATGCCAATGGAGGAGAAGCTGGTACAGCGATTGGAGTCGGCGGTAATGCGGCTTGAGGCGCTATCAGCCGGCGGCAGTTCTGTCGGGACGGGCGATGGTACGGCGGTTTTAGATCCGTCGATTATTGCATTTGACGATCTACGGTCGCAGTTCCTCGGAAAGGTTTTGAGAGCTGCAGAGAAGATCGGAGGACACGTTTTGGATATTACGAAGATTGTTGAAGCGGCTTTCGCCGCTCAGAGAGAACTTCTCATTAAGATCAAGGAGACTAAG AAACCAGACAACTCAGGTTTGACTGAGTTTCTCAAACCGTTGAATGATGTGATCGTGAAAGCTACAAAAATGACGGAAGGACGTCGGTCTGATTACTTCAACCAACTGAAGTCTGCTGCTGATAGTCTATCAGCTCTAGCATGGATTGCCTATACTGGAAAAGACTGCG gCATGTCCATGCCTATTGCGTACGTGGAAGACAGTTGGCAGATGGCTGAATTTTATAGTAACAAG atTCTCGTGGAGTTCAAAAACAAAGACCCAAATCATGTTGAATGGGCAAAAGCTTTGAAAGAACTTTATCTTCCTGGATTGAGAGATTATGTTAAGAGTCATTATCCATTAGGTCCTGTATGGAGTGCTACAGGGAAAACAGCTGTATCTGCACCGTCGAAAGCTCCTTCACCAAGTGCTCCTGCCCCTCCGGCTCCTCCTCCATCTTCTCTCTTCAGCTCTGAATCTCCTCAGGCTTCATCATCACGCCCCACAAAAGGGATGTCTGCTGTCTTTGACGAAATTAATTCGGGAAAGCCAGTGACTTCTG GACTGAGAAAGGTAACAGATGACATGAAAACAAAGAACCGTGCTGACAGAACTGGCGTTGTTAATGCTGGTGAAAAAGAAGTCCGTGTGAGCTCAGCCTCTGTCTCTAAAACTGGACCTCCAAAATTTGAGCTTCAGATGGGGCGTAA ATGGGTGGTTGAGAATCAAGTGGGAGAAAAGAACCTAGTTATTGATGATTGCGATACTAAGCAATCAGTATATGTCTATGGGTGCAAAGCTTCAGTTCTGCAGATCAAAG GAAAAGTCAACAACATCACAATTGACAAATGCACTAAGATGGGAGTGGTATTCGCG GGTGTTGTGGCAGCTTGTGAGGTAGTCAATTGCAACGGTGTAGAGGTGCAATGTCAG GGTTCGGCACCTACAATTTCAATCGACAATACAAATGGATGTCAGTTATACTTGAACAAAAATTCTTTGGAAGGTTCTATTACCACAGCTAAGTCAAGTGAAATCAATGTTTTGGTTCCTGGTGATGGGCCTGATGATGACTGG GGTGAGCATGCTTTGCCACAGCAGTATGCTCATGAATACAAGGACGGACGCTTTGTGACTACTCCAGTCTCCCACTCTGGAGCTTAA
- the LOC101249770 gene encoding probable receptor-like serine/threonine-protein kinase At4g34500, whose product MAVPSENHSSGNSLSSFFTSRTPILGLQLYIVIAATVIIMVVVLFLIFLLLRLNQSSKRRRSGGKKSAGLLPLVADVIRDSRTTDLNEIGKVNHLLKKENETIAILRKEDQEVIEIESDGLKGSSGSNESSTSRSDTSSAISGSTESTNIGWGRWYSLKELEMATKGFRAENVIGEGGYGVVFRGVLQDGSVVAVKKLLNNKGQAEKEFRVEVEAIGKVRHKNLAGLLGYCSEGVHRILVYEYIDNGNLEQWLHGDVGSVSPLTWEIRLRIAIGTARGLAYLHEGLEPKVVHRDVKSSNILLDRKWNPKVSDFGLAKLLGPEKSYVTTRVMGTFGYVSPDYASTGMLNEGSDVYSFGVMLMEIITGRSPVDYSRPPGEMNLVDWFKGMVSNRRGEELVDPLIEVHPPPRSLKRVLLVCLRCIDMDANKRPKMGQIVHMLEADEFPFRSEPRLVQEKDPLNPRSAGTNRLQLATKDGAGGDEQKPRGR is encoded by the exons ATGGCGGTTCCCAGCGAGAATCACAGTTCCGGGAATTCACTCTCTAGTTTTTTCACTTCACGAACTCCTATTTTAGGTCTTCAGCTCTACATCGTGATTGCCGCTACTGTTATCATTATGGTTGTCGTGCTTTTTCTCATCTTTCTACTTCTCAGGCTAAATCAAAGCTCGAAAAGACGTCGCAGTGGAGGTAAGAAGAGTGCCGGGTTGTTACCTTTGGTAGCTGATGTGATTCGCGACAGTAGAACAACCGATCTCAATGAGATTGGTAAAGTGAATCATTTATTGAAAAAGGAGAATGAGACTATTGCGATTCTCCGTAAAGAAGATCAGGAAGTGATCGAGATTGAGTCCGATGGTTTAAAAGGAAGTTCAGGGAGTAATGAGTCAAGTACGAGCCGGAGTGATACATCGTCGGCGATCTCTGGTTCAACCGAGTCGACGAATATTGGGTGGGGCCGTTGGTACAGTTTGAAAGAACTGGAGATGGCGACCAAAGGATTTCGTGCCGAGAATGTGATCGGTGAAGGTGGATACGGTGTCGTATTTCGTGGAGTCTTACAAGATGGTTCAGTAGTAGCTGTCAAGAAGCTTCTAAACAACAA GGGTCAGGCAGAGAAGGAGTTCAGGGTGGAAGTTGAGGCCATTGGGAAAGTGAGACACAAAAACCTTGCGGGTCTTCTTGGTTATTGTTCAGAAGGTGTTCATAG GATACTAGTGTATGAGTACATTGACAATGGCAATTTGGAGCAATGGCTACACGGTGATGTAGGGTCTGTTAGTCCTCTAACTTGGGAAATCAGACTGAGAATTGCAATTGGAACTGCTCGAGG ACTTGCCTATTTGCACGAAGGTTTGGAACCCAAAGTTGTGCATCGTGATGTTAAATCAAGTAATATTCTGTTGGATAGGAAATGGAATCCAAAAGTATCAGATTTTGGACTTGCCAAGCTGCTAGGACCTGAGAAAAGCTATGTGACTACCCGTGTTATGGGAACTTTTGG ATATGTTTCTCCTGACTATGCCAGCACTGGTATGCTTAATGAGGGGAGCGACGTGTATAGCTTTGGTGTTATGCTCATGGAGATAATTACAGGAAGAAGTCCTGTTGACTATTCGAGACCGCCTGGGGAG ATGAACTTGGTCGATTGGTTTAAAGGAATGGTATCAAATCGACGTGGTGAAGAATTGGTCGACCCATTAATTGAAGTCCATCCTCCTCCTAGATCCCTAAAGCGGGTTTTGTTGGTCTGCCTTCGCTGCATAGATATGGATGCCAACAAGCGGCCAAAGATGGGTCAAATAGTACATATGCTAGAGGCTGATGAATTTCCTTTCCGTTCA GAACCTCGACTAGTCCAGGAAAAAGATCCTCTAAATCCGCGTTCAGCCGGAACCAATAGACTTCAACTAGCTACTAAAGACGGTGCAGGTGGTGATGAACAGAAACCTAGAGGGAGATGA